The Fontisubflavum oceani genomic interval GACGTTGCGCATTTTCACTTCGTAATCATGGGTGTCGGTGTTGGGGCGAAACTTCACCTCCTTCACCTCAATGATTTTCTGCTTCTTCCGCGCCTCGGATTCGCGCTTTTGCTGTTCATATTTGAACTTGCCGAAATCCATGATTTTACACACTGGCGGATCGGCATTGGGCGAGATCTCAACCAGGTCCAAACCGGCTTGGTCGGCCAGTTCCATGGCGCGCGCGGGCGATACAACGCCGACATTTTCACCTTCGGCGCCAATAAGGCGTATTTCAGTGGCCCGAATGCGGTCATTGACGCGGGGGCCGGTTTCGCGCGTGGGCGGCGCGTTATGGGGTCTGCGGGCTATTGGATTTTTCCTTCTGTAGCCAATCAAATCAGGCCCCGAACCTAACTGTCGATTGGCCTGCGTTCAAGACGAAACCCAAGCGAGCGCTTGCCGAGGGGAGCGAGGGCCGCGGTTTCCCATTGTGCGGGCTTTGGACTGCGCCTATGTGCGGACTCGTATCCGTTTGAACATCTTTGGGGGACTAAAATGAACCGAATTATTATCATTGTTGTTGTGCTTCTTGCCGTGGCCGTAGGGGGGTATTTCCTGACCCAAGTTGGCGATGAAGCTCCGATGGCCGATGCGGTTGAAGACGCTGTTGAAACAGTAACCGACGAGGCCGAGGCCGCCGCTGCGGAAGCAGAAGCCGCCGCCGCCGAAGCTGCTGCCGCCGCTGAAGCGGAAGCCGCCGCTGCTGCAGAGGCCGCCGCTGCTGCCGAAGCCGAAGCTGCCGCCGCCGCAGAGGCCGCTGCTGCGGAAGCGGAAGCCGCAGCTGCAGAGGCTGCCGCCGCCGCCGAAGAAGCTGCTGCCGAGGCCGCCGCCGCTGCGGAAGCCGAAGCGGCCGCCGCCGCCGAAGCCGCAGCTGCGGAAGCAGAGGCCGCCGCAGAGGCCGCTGCCGCAGAAGTTGAAGCAGCGACTGAGACCGCGACGGAGGCCGTCACCGATGCGGTTGAGGCCGCCACCCCCGACTTGGCCTCGATCCTGACGGTGGATGGGTTTGATGCCGATGCCGCCCTGGCCGCGGTTGATGGTTCCGACCTGAACCCGGTGATGAAAACCACGCTCAGCACTGCCATCGAAGGCGCGCGTGACAACCCAGAGCTGGTCGAGGGCGTTGTGACTCAGGTCCGCGAGGCGCTTGGTCTCTAAGCCAAACCCTGTTCGACAATGTAGAAACCCGCGCCACATCAGCGCGGGTTTTTTCTTGGCTGAACCTGTCTTGCGCTGGCTTGGGGCCGCAGCTGATCGACCGAAAGACCTGCTCTACGTCTCAGAGGCGCGGTTTTCGTCAATGATCTGAATGAGTTCCACCGAGTAGTATTGGCGTTGTTTCTGAAACTCGTAGGAGTTGAGGAACACCATATGGCGGGCCAATTCACCGCGAGCCACCTCGCGCCATTCGGTTGAGTGCGTGTTGGCGAGGACCGCGTCGAGCGAATAAAGCATATGCGCGACGAACAGCTCGTATTCGACCATGCGGCCCGCCTCGGCCAGTTTCTCATGATCCGGCGAAAGAAGGTCCGGCCGTTCGAGCGCCTCCTTGAGATAATCTCGAAAGAGGCTTTTCGCCATGTTTTCGCTTTGAACCGAGCGGTACGAGCGGACTTGGACGATGGCAATGACAACACCAATCACCGCGACGAGGGCAGCAATTGCGGTGCCAAACCCGCTGATGATGGTCGCGAGATCGATCAGGGACATGTCCTGGATGCTGTTCATATCCGCCTCCCAAACCTGTGCTCAAGGCACCAAGCCAGCGTCTCGCGACCTGACCATCCGTTATGCGGTCAGGGAAGATAGCCCGCGAGAATCGACGCTGTTCGGCCAAGCGGCCATCGCCCCGATACCGTGTAGATTGACCGCGCGGCGCGGGGCTTAGTCCAGAAACGCCTTTTCAACGACGTATTGCATCGGCTTCGAATTGGCGCCTTCCTCCAACCCGTATTCCTCCAGCATCTCTTTCAGCTCGAGATTGAATGCGAGATTGCCGCAAATCATCGCCCGGTCATTTTCGGGGCAAAGCGGGGCCACGCCCAGATCGGCAAATACCTCGCCGGACCGCATCAAATCGGTGATCCGGCCCATTTTCGGGCTCTCTTCACGGGTCGTGGTCGGGTAATAGCGCAGCTTCTCGTGGAAGCCTTCGCCCATCAGCTCGGCCAGCATCTCGTCATTCCGGATCGTATCGATCACCTCTGCGCCGTACGCCAGCTCGCCAACCTCGCGGCAGGTATGGGTGAGGATGATCTCGTCATAATCCTCATAGGTCTGCGGGTCGCGCAGGAGGCTTGCGAAGGGGGCAAACCCGGTGCCGGTGGCGAAAAACCAGATGCGTTTGCCGGGCAGAAGCGCGTCATGCACCAGCGTGCCCACGGGTTTGGGGCGCAGGATGATCTCATCACCGGGTTGGATATGCTGCAAGCGGCTGGTCAGCGGGCCATCTTGGACCTTGATCGAATAGAACTCCAGCTCATCATCCCAGGAGGGTGAGGCGATGGAATAGGCGCGCAGGAGCGGTTTTTGCTTCCCGGTCTTCGGATCCGGGTCGCCCATCAGCCCGATCATCACAAATTCGCCCGAGCGGAACCGCAAACTGGCAGGCCGCGTCACGCGGAAGGAAAACAACCGATCCGTCCAGTGTTTGACATGTGTCACGATCTGGGCGTCGGGCAGGGTGGGAACGGGCTTTGCGGCGGTTTGTGTC includes:
- the infC gene encoding translation initiation factor IF-3 yields the protein MIGYRRKNPIARRPHNAPPTRETGPRVNDRIRATEIRLIGAEGENVGVVSPARAMELADQAGLDLVEISPNADPPVCKIMDFGKFKYEQQKRESEARKKQKIIEVKEVKFRPNTDTHDYEVKMRNVTRFLENGDKVKVTLRFRGREMAHQNLGRELLERVAEDVEGLGKVENMPKMEGRQMVMMIGPAK
- a CDS encoding ferredoxin--NADP reductase, whose translation is MTEQTPVTQTAAKPVPTLPDAQIVTHVKHWTDRLFSFRVTRPASLRFRSGEFVMIGLMGDPDPKTGKQKPLLRAYSIASPSWDDELEFYSIKVQDGPLTSRLQHIQPGDEIILRPKPVGTLVHDALLPGKRIWFFATGTGFAPFASLLRDPQTYEDYDEIILTHTCREVGELAYGAEVIDTIRNDEMLAELMGEGFHEKLRYYPTTTREESPKMGRITDLMRSGEVFADLGVAPLCPENDRAMICGNLAFNLELKEMLEEYGLEEGANSKPMQYVVEKAFLD